In one Mesorhizobium australicum genomic region, the following are encoded:
- a CDS encoding ABC-F family ATP-binding cassette domain-containing protein — protein sequence MAPPLLKLDAIRLTFGGTPLLDGADLSVTAGDRIALVGRNGSGKSTLLKVAAGLVEAQDGEVFRHPSATIRYLPQAPDFDGFATVRAYAEAGRGPADDPHRVTYLLEHLGLTGEEDPTTLSGGEARRAALARVLAPEPDILLLDEPTNHLDLATIEWLEDELQRSKSAIVLISHDRRFLERVSRATIWLDRGQTKRLDRGFAHFEEWRDQVLEEEERDQHKLGRQIVREEHWLRYGVTARRKRNMRRLGELQSMRQKHRTHRGAEGVAKMAASDAAESGKLVIEAKGIAKAYDGVDVVRDFSIRINRGDRIGLVGPNGAGKTTLLRMLIGDLAPDAGTVRLGVNLEIATLDQKRESLDPDETLAHYLTRGRGESLTVNGQDKHVASYMKDFLFKPEQMRTPVRELSGGERARLMLARILAQPANLLVLDEPTNDLDMETLDLLQELVAGFAGTVILVSHDRDFLDRTVTSTIAPEGDGRWVEYAGGYADMLAQRGSKTFERRGGREKAAKEETAAISAPQAAKPSSKKLSYKQKFALENLPKKMEEAGAKIAALETKLADPALFSKDPTGFQKIAASLDAERAALHALEEEWLELEMLREEIEG from the coding sequence ATGGCACCTCCTCTTCTCAAGCTTGACGCCATCCGGCTGACCTTCGGCGGCACGCCGCTGCTCGACGGGGCGGACCTGTCAGTGACGGCGGGCGACCGGATCGCGCTGGTGGGGCGCAACGGGTCGGGCAAGTCGACGCTGCTGAAGGTCGCGGCGGGGCTTGTCGAGGCGCAGGACGGCGAGGTGTTCCGGCATCCCTCGGCCACCATACGATACCTGCCGCAGGCGCCGGACTTCGACGGGTTCGCCACGGTGCGGGCCTATGCCGAGGCGGGGCGGGGGCCGGCGGACGATCCGCACCGCGTCACCTATCTGCTGGAACATCTCGGGCTGACCGGCGAGGAAGACCCGACGACGCTGTCGGGCGGCGAGGCGCGGCGGGCCGCACTTGCCCGGGTGCTGGCGCCGGAGCCGGACATCCTTTTGCTGGACGAGCCGACCAACCATCTCGACCTCGCGACGATCGAATGGCTGGAAGACGAGCTGCAGCGGTCGAAATCGGCGATCGTGCTGATCTCGCACGACCGGCGGTTTCTCGAACGGGTGTCGCGGGCGACGATCTGGCTCGACCGGGGGCAGACGAAGCGGCTGGACCGGGGCTTTGCGCATTTCGAGGAATGGCGCGACCAGGTGCTGGAGGAAGAGGAACGCGACCAGCACAAGCTCGGCCGGCAGATCGTGCGCGAGGAGCACTGGCTGCGCTACGGCGTGACGGCGCGGCGCAAGCGCAACATGCGCCGGCTGGGCGAGCTGCAGTCGATGCGGCAGAAGCACCGCACCCATCGCGGCGCCGAGGGCGTGGCGAAGATGGCGGCGAGCGACGCGGCCGAGAGCGGCAAGCTGGTGATCGAGGCGAAGGGGATCGCCAAGGCCTATGACGGCGTCGACGTGGTGCGGGATTTCTCCATCCGCATCAATCGCGGCGACCGGATCGGCCTCGTCGGGCCCAACGGCGCGGGCAAGACGACGCTGCTCAGGATGCTGATCGGCGACCTGGCCCCGGATGCGGGCACGGTGCGGCTGGGCGTCAACCTGGAGATCGCGACGCTGGACCAGAAGCGGGAGTCGCTCGATCCGGACGAGACGCTGGCGCACTACCTGACGCGCGGGCGCGGCGAGAGCCTGACGGTGAACGGGCAGGACAAGCACGTCGCTTCCTACATGAAGGATTTTCTGTTCAAGCCGGAGCAGATGCGGACGCCGGTGCGGGAACTCTCGGGCGGCGAGCGGGCGCGGCTGATGCTGGCGCGGATTCTCGCGCAGCCGGCGAACCTTCTGGTGCTGGACGAGCCGACCAACGACCTCGACATGGAGACGCTGGACCTGCTGCAGGAGCTGGTGGCCGGGTTCGCGGGAACCGTGATCCTCGTCAGCCACGACCGCGACTTCCTCGACAGGACGGTGACGAGCACGATCGCGCCGGAGGGCGACGGGCGCTGGGTCGAATATGCCGGCGGCTATGCCGACATGCTGGCGCAGCGCGGATCGAAGACGTTCGAACGACGAGGCGGCAGGGAGAAGGCGGCGAAGGAGGAGACGGCCGCCATATCCGCTCCGCAGGCGGCGAAGCCGTCGTCGAAGAAGCTCTCCTACAAGCAGAAGTTCGCGCTCGAAAACCTGCCGAAGAAGATGGAGGAGGCGGGCGCGAAGATCGCGGCGCTGGAGACGAAGCTCGCCGATCCGGCGCTGTTCTCGAAGGATCCTACCGGCTTCCAGAAGATCGCCGCCAGCCTCGACGCCGAGCGCGCCGCGCTCCATGCCCTAGAAGAGGAATGGCTCGAGCTGGAGATGCTGCGCGAGGAGATCGAGGGGTGA
- a CDS encoding thiamine diphosphokinase: protein MSTFVILLGGELTVTPRVAALSAGGRVIAADSGIRHAAALGIVPELWVGDFDSSSADDFEMHRDVPRETFPAAKDKTDGELAIDIAIARGASSLVILGAFGGNRTDHEFLHLALAVRLAERGLDVTLSSGAQEGRPVLPGANAYDYAYGTLFSILGFTDLEGLSIEGAEWPLDRIHMEFGSSLTISNRVTGPLGVVLGKGRALLVAQPLDPVS, encoded by the coding sequence ATGAGCACGTTCGTGATCCTTCTCGGCGGCGAGCTGACCGTGACGCCGCGTGTTGCCGCGCTGTCGGCGGGCGGCCGCGTCATCGCGGCTGATTCCGGCATACGCCATGCGGCGGCACTCGGCATCGTGCCGGAGCTGTGGGTCGGCGACTTCGATTCTTCTTCCGCCGACGATTTCGAGATGCATCGCGACGTGCCGCGCGAGACCTTTCCCGCCGCAAAGGACAAGACGGACGGGGAGCTGGCGATCGACATCGCCATCGCGAGAGGGGCGTCCTCGCTCGTCATCCTCGGCGCGTTCGGGGGAAACCGGACCGACCACGAGTTCCTGCACCTGGCGCTCGCCGTGCGGCTGGCCGAGCGCGGCCTCGACGTGACGCTATCCAGCGGCGCGCAGGAAGGGCGGCCGGTGCTGCCGGGCGCCAACGCCTATGACTATGCCTATGGCACGCTGTTCTCGATCCTCGGCTTCACCGATCTCGAGGGGCTGAGCATCGAGGGAGCGGAGTGGCCGCTCGACCGTATCCATATGGAGTTTGGCTCGTCGCTCACCATCTCCAACCGGGTGACCGGCCCGCTCGGCGTGGTTCTCGGCAAGGGCCGGGCGCTGCTGGTTGCACAACCTCTGGATCCTGTTTCCTGA
- a CDS encoding MgtC/SapB family protein, with the protein MESLIDEFGHSTYTSFPVVIARLLLAAVFGAAIGFEREWRARPAGLRTHILVCVAAATFAILTTEIVHAPMFTTDMIKDAVKVDPIRVVEAVTAGVAFLAAGVVIFTRGEVHGLTTGAGMWLAGAIGVACGLGFWQIALLATIIALVVLGLMQALEMKLDIDGGSDPIKRPSARKKEQKRDDPAHDETVR; encoded by the coding sequence ATGGAAAGCCTGATCGACGAGTTCGGCCACTCTACCTACACGTCGTTTCCGGTCGTCATCGCCCGGCTTCTGCTCGCCGCCGTGTTCGGCGCCGCGATCGGCTTCGAGCGCGAATGGCGCGCGCGACCCGCCGGGCTGCGCACCCACATCCTCGTCTGCGTGGCCGCCGCCACCTTCGCGATCCTCACCACGGAGATCGTGCACGCACCCATGTTCACCACCGACATGATCAAGGACGCGGTGAAGGTCGACCCCATCCGCGTGGTCGAGGCGGTGACGGCCGGCGTCGCCTTCCTCGCCGCTGGCGTGGTCATCTTCACCAGGGGCGAGGTGCACGGGCTGACAACCGGCGCAGGCATGTGGCTCGCCGGCGCGATCGGCGTCGCCTGCGGCCTGGGCTTCTGGCAGATCGCCCTGCTGGCGACGATCATCGCCCTGGTCGTCTTGGGCCTGATGCAGGCGCTGGAGATGAAGCTCGACATCGACGGGGGAAGCGATCCGATCAAACGTCCTTCGGCACGGAAGAAAGAGCAAAAGAGGGACGATCCGGCCCATGACGAAACAGTCCGCTGA
- the leuC gene encoding 3-isopropylmalate dehydratase large subunit, giving the protein MSAPRTLYDKIFDDHVVDRQDDGTCLLYIDRHLVHEVTSPQAFEGLRMTGRTVRHPEKTLAVVDHNVPTSKDRVNGIKNEESRIQVEALAKNAADFGVEYYSEKDRRQGIVHIIGPEQGFTLPGMTIVCGDSHTSTHGAFGALAHGIGTSEVEHVLATQTLIQRKAKNMLVQVDGQLPPGVGAKDIILAIIGEIGTAGGTGYVIEYAGEAIRSLSMEGRMTICNMSIEGGARAGLIAPDETTFAYVKDKPRAPKGAAWDMALDYWKTLKTDEGAHFDRVVRLDAAKLPPIVTWGSSPEDVVSVTGEVPDPAKIEDENKRASKYRALEYMGLTPGTKMTDVTIDRVFIGSCTNGRIEDLRQVAAVVEGKKVNPKVNAMIVPGSGLVKAQAEAEGLDRIFIEAGFDWREPGCSMCLAMNDDRLAPHERCASTSNRNFEGRQGFKGRTHLVSPAMAGAAAIAGHFVDIRDWS; this is encoded by the coding sequence ATGAGCGCACCGCGCACTCTCTACGACAAGATCTTCGACGACCACGTCGTCGACCGGCAGGACGACGGCACCTGCCTGCTCTACATCGACCGCCACCTCGTCCACGAGGTCACCAGCCCGCAGGCCTTCGAAGGCCTGCGCATGACCGGCCGCACGGTCCGCCATCCGGAGAAGACGCTCGCCGTCGTCGACCACAACGTGCCGACCTCCAAGGACCGCGTGAACGGCATCAAGAACGAGGAAAGCCGCATCCAGGTCGAGGCGCTGGCGAAGAATGCCGCCGACTTCGGCGTGGAATACTATTCCGAGAAGGACCGCCGCCAGGGCATCGTCCACATCATCGGTCCCGAGCAGGGCTTCACCCTGCCCGGCATGACCATCGTCTGCGGCGACAGCCACACCTCGACCCACGGCGCCTTCGGCGCGCTGGCCCACGGCATCGGCACCTCGGAGGTCGAGCACGTGCTCGCCACCCAGACGCTGATCCAGCGCAAGGCGAAGAACATGCTGGTCCAGGTCGACGGCCAGCTCCCGCCTGGCGTCGGCGCCAAGGACATCATCCTCGCCATCATCGGCGAGATCGGCACGGCCGGCGGCACCGGCTACGTCATCGAATATGCCGGCGAGGCGATCCGTTCGCTGTCGATGGAAGGCCGCATGACGATCTGCAACATGTCGATCGAGGGCGGTGCTCGCGCCGGCCTGATCGCGCCAGACGAGACCACCTTCGCCTATGTGAAGGACAAGCCCCGCGCGCCCAAGGGCGCGGCGTGGGATATGGCGCTCGATTACTGGAAGACGCTGAAGACCGACGAGGGCGCGCATTTCGACCGCGTCGTCAGGCTCGACGCCGCCAAGCTGCCGCCGATCGTCACCTGGGGCTCCTCGCCCGAGGACGTCGTCTCGGTAACAGGCGAGGTGCCGGACCCGGCAAAGATCGAGGACGAGAACAAGCGCGCCTCGAAATATCGCGCGCTGGAATATATGGGCCTGACCCCAGGCACGAAGATGACGGACGTCACGATCGACCGCGTCTTCATCGGTTCCTGCACCAACGGCCGCATCGAGGACCTTCGTCAGGTCGCGGCCGTCGTCGAGGGCAAGAAGGTCAACCCGAAGGTCAATGCGATGATCGTCCCGGGTTCCGGCCTGGTGAAGGCCCAGGCGGAAGCCGAAGGCCTCGACAGGATCTTCATCGAGGCGGGATTCGACTGGCGCGAGCCCGGCTGCTCGATGTGCCTCGCCATGAACGACGACCGCCTTGCCCCGCATGAGCGCTGCGCCTCGACCTCGAACCGCAACTTCGAAGGCCGCCAGGGCTTCAAGGGCCGCACGCACCTCGTCTCGCCCGCCATGGCGGGTGCCGCCGCGATCGCCGGCCACTTCGTCGACATCCGCGACTGGAGCTGA